The sequence GCAGCTTGTAGCGCTTGATGAACCGCTCGACGCGTCCCTCGGTGTCCACGATCTTCTGGGCGCCGGTGTAGAACGGGTGGCACTTGCTGCAGATTTCCACGCGGAGCGTGGGTTTGACCGAGCGCGTGGCAAAGGTCTCGCCGCAGGCGCAAGTCACCTGGCACTCCTGGTAGTTCGGGTGGATGCCTTCCTTCATGAGTCTTCTCTCCTGGCTGCTATCTCAACGGGTTCCCGTGTGTTCGCTGACGGCAAACAGGCTAAAAGTATATCACGTTCTGCGCCGGTCAGCAATGCCTGAAACGGCTGTCCATGAGACGGCTGTCCGCACACCCCTACCAGATAGCGATCTGCGCCCAGGGGATGCGGCTGAGGGTGCCGGGGCCGGTCCAGCAGCCACCGGCGCAATGCGGCACCCACACATCGAAGTTGGCGTTCTCGCCCCGCGCCCGGCAACCGCTGTTCACGTGGACGGCACCGCCGCGGTCGCAGACCTTCTGCAGGCCGTCGCTGGCAAGCCAGACGAGGGCGTGCATGGGGATGTTGCGCGAGGCGGCGCAGATGCCCTCGCGCACCGGGCTGCCATCGGCGCAGGTCGTACCCGAGCAGGACGGGCAGTAGGTGGTGCGGCGCGCGACGCCCTGCACGGTGATCTTGTGATCCAGGACCACCCGGTAGGCGTCCAGCTTCCACTCCGGGGTGTCGGGCCATTCGTTGAGTGCGAGCGCACGGTACGCGATCCGCTGCAGCGGGTCGTCTGGGATCGTCGTCGGCAGGTTCGTCATGGGGAGGGTAGTCCGTGAGCCGGCCACCGGCGCAAGTGGCGCCGGTGGGGCCTCCGGGCCGCCTGCCAGCGGCAGGGCGGCCATCATGGTCATCAGTACGTACTGCATGTCTTGCTCCTTTGTTTGCTCTAGCAGTTGTTCCTTGAGGTGATCCCGAGGGGACGCACCCTGGAAAAGCACAAGCCGCCCGTCATGCGGGCGGCCTGCAGTCAGGCAGCCTGCGGCGCGCTAACGCGCGGCCGAAGGCTTGCGGGTGTTAATGGCGACAGACTTGGCGCCTTGGGGCTTTACGTCCTTAGGGGTCGGGCGGTAGAACGCCACGTAGCCGCCCGTCAGCTCGGTTGTGCCGAGAGTGCCACTGAGGTTCGACAGGAGCATCAGCTTGCCGCCCTGGTTGACGGCCACGCCGATGTGCTGCGAGTGTCGCGAACCGTATGTGAACGGCCAGACGAGAATGTCGCCCGGTCGTGCCAGACCGTCCTTGCGCGGAAGATAGCCGCGTTCCGGCAGGCGCTTGAGCCACTGCGCGGCGTCGCCCAGGCCCCAGCCGAGCGCTTCGCGCATGGTCCCGGCGCACATGTTGGGAATGTGGTCCACACTGGCGGTGGCCATGCGCTCGACCGCACGGGACACTTCCTGATCGCGCGGGTACGTCAGGACCAGGTTGCCGAAGATGCCGGTCTGCATCCCGGCGGTGAAGCTGTTCCGCCACTCCCGCAGGCGGGCCAGGCGGGCAGCGTTCTCAGGGCTGCTGTGGGCGGTTGCGGTCTCCCCGCTCATCTCGCCCATGCGAACCACGCCCACATACTCGTTGTCCTTGATGTCCTGGGCCCGGTCCCGCGCCGGACCGACTTCAGGCGGGACGAGCGGCAGGAGGTCATACACGCCGCGGGGACCGACCGGGCCCACCGGGGCCTCCTCCGTCGCCGGGGCCATCGCCTCGGCTGAGTCGTCGTCCACCAGCGGCGCGGCCAGGGCCAGCCA comes from bacterium and encodes:
- the rpmE gene encoding 50S ribosomal protein L31, giving the protein MKEGIHPNYQECQVTCACGETFATRSVKPTLRVEICSKCHPFYTGAQKIVDTEGRVERFIKRYKLQDRYQNK